In Etheostoma spectabile isolate EspeVRDwgs_2016 unplaced genomic scaffold, UIUC_Espe_1.0 scaffold00002117, whole genome shotgun sequence, a single window of DNA contains:
- the LOC116675669 gene encoding protein ALP1-like: MRVDFRLSRRSFHGLMAILGTACDHGWGPAIEALVFLFWLASASSYRVVARAFAMPRATVHRVVHKTSRKILSVLPKVVRLPTEDDLPEIGAGFARLAGSAAFHRVVGSIDGCHVRVTPPAEDAACYLNRKIFYSVQLQAVCDHTAKFIDVFVGFPGSAHDARVLKHSPLYYQHRYPPPGFCLIGDGGYPCLRQPSPS, encoded by the coding sequence ATGAGGGTGGACTTCAGACTCTCGAGAAGATCTTTCCACGGTTTGATGGCCATCCTCGGCACAGCGTGTGACCATGGCTGGGGACCTGCCATTGAGGCCCTGGTCTTCCTGTTTTGGCTCGCCAGTGCTAGCTCCTACCGTGTGGTAGCCAGGGCCTTTGCCATGCCCCGGGCCACGGTGCATCGTGTTGTCCATAAGACAAGCCGAAAAATCCTCTCTGTCCTCCCCAAGGTCGTTCGACTTCCAACAGAAGACGACTTGCCTGAAATAGGAGCAGGCTTTGCTAGGTTGGCCGGGTCAGCGGCCTTCCACAGGGTTGTGGGCAGCATCGACGGCTGCCACGTCCGTGTGACCCCCCCAGCAGAGGACGCAGCCTGTTACCTGAACAGAAAGATTTTTTATTCAGTTCAACTTCAGGCTGTGTGTGACCACACAGCAAAGTTCATTGATGTGTTTGTTGGCTTCCCCGGGTCGGCTCATGACGCGAGGGTTTTAAAGCACAGCCCCCTGTACTACCAGCACCGGTACCCTCCTCCTGGTTTCTGCCTCATCGGGGACGGTGGCTACCCCTGCCTCAGGCAACCATCGCCCTCATGA